From Kangiella sp. TOML190, one genomic window encodes:
- a CDS encoding TonB family protein — protein MNDLLQTLWQSNLELSLLLLAILTARYLIRKTTKNYNAYLLWLSIPVGLLLAGFFSIVNFGQEPTAAMTYIVQAYIVRPAETFDSWLLVGYLWALVSLVLLVRLCWQHKKLRQELKYIKAPLNLTIASSYPIVGIAKEDFSPAVYGFFKPTIYFPVHLKQELSAEQITLIVRHEEHHIKQKHLWLNLLWDILVCISWFNPLVYISRQSFRHDQELFCDYLVLNRSNADDHQSYGHALLTTISATHSVSLLCSWKMFNQLEERIMNLKKPTSLSSKLSLAIGGLAIIGCTSLYAISMSQYSQQHSQESQHESLSVSNNDGDSTVEWNIGGKTYVDNKGDWYILEEGRKRQMTSTERRDFEKAVERAEKEMQLSEEEMRKAEAQIRNNQRQMEKAVEEIENAQHELALSYESMQAAFRDIEQSHMDMEIGYMEGRLSAEEVNKIREELQRAREQLMQNKEQHQQEFERARQQLEKAQQEMINNRSKRQPPIAPAKPEAPEKPTAAVAPNTTKPAVPAEINKPVAPQAIPLATYPPEYPKDAIENNVQGFVEYQFDLDANGYPSNFKLLRSEPEGVFDDAAYAALQKWRFDANGLRDSLRYKLEFRLEP, from the coding sequence ATGAATGATCTACTACAAACCTTATGGCAGTCAAATTTAGAGCTGAGCTTACTGTTACTGGCGATTCTAACGGCGCGCTATCTAATACGAAAAACAACTAAGAATTATAATGCCTATTTATTATGGCTAAGCATTCCTGTGGGCTTGTTATTAGCAGGCTTCTTTTCGATCGTTAACTTTGGACAGGAACCTACTGCGGCAATGACTTATATTGTTCAAGCCTATATCGTTAGACCCGCAGAAACTTTTGATAGCTGGTTGTTAGTCGGCTACTTATGGGCATTGGTATCCTTAGTCTTGCTCGTAAGATTGTGTTGGCAGCACAAAAAATTACGCCAAGAATTAAAATACATCAAAGCGCCATTAAACCTAACAATAGCATCAAGTTATCCGATCGTTGGGATTGCAAAAGAAGATTTTTCGCCAGCTGTTTATGGCTTTTTTAAGCCGACTATCTATTTCCCAGTACACTTAAAGCAGGAGTTATCTGCCGAACAAATAACGTTAATTGTTCGACATGAAGAACACCATATTAAACAAAAACATTTATGGCTAAATTTGCTGTGGGATATTTTGGTTTGTATCAGTTGGTTCAATCCGCTGGTATACATTTCCCGACAAAGTTTCCGTCACGACCAAGAATTATTTTGTGATTATCTTGTGTTAAACCGCTCCAATGCAGATGACCATCAAAGCTATGGTCATGCCTTGTTAACCACCATTTCTGCCACTCACTCGGTTAGCTTGCTTTGCTCATGGAAAATGTTTAATCAACTTGAGGAAAGAATCATGAACCTAAAAAAACCAACTAGCCTAAGCAGTAAATTATCGCTTGCCATTGGCGGGCTAGCGATAATCGGTTGTACTTCTTTATACGCCATTAGCATGTCACAATATTCACAGCAACACTCACAAGAATCCCAGCACGAATCATTAAGCGTTAGCAACAATGATGGCGATAGCACAGTCGAATGGAATATTGGTGGCAAGACTTACGTGGATAATAAAGGCGACTGGTATATTTTAGAAGAGGGGCGTAAGCGCCAGATGACTTCTACTGAGCGCCGCGATTTTGAAAAAGCCGTTGAGCGCGCTGAAAAAGAGATGCAGCTTTCCGAAGAAGAAATGCGCAAAGCTGAAGCTCAAATACGTAACAATCAACGTCAAATGGAAAAAGCGGTTGAGGAAATAGAAAATGCGCAACACGAATTGGCTTTAAGTTACGAGAGTATGCAAGCTGCCTTTAGAGATATTGAGCAAAGCCATATGGACATGGAGATCGGTTATATGGAAGGAAGGCTAAGTGCAGAAGAGGTGAACAAGATTCGTGAGGAACTTCAGCGTGCTCGGGAACAGCTGATGCAAAACAAAGAGCAGCATCAGCAGGAATTTGAACGGGCACGACAGCAGCTCGAAAAGGCGCAGCAAGAGATGATTAACAACCGCTCAAAGCGACAGCCTCCTATAGCTCCTGCTAAGCCTGAAGCACCAGAAAAGCCTACTGCTGCTGTAGCGCCCAACACCACAAAGCCAGCAGTACCAGCGGAGATTAATAAACCGGTAGCGCCTCAGGCAATTCCTTTGGCAACCTATCCGCCAGAGTATCCAAAAGATGCGATAGAAAACAATGTTCAAGGTTTCGTTGAGTACCAGTTTGATCTAGATGCTAATGGCTACCCTAGTAACTTTAAATTACTTCGTTCAGAGCCAGAAGGTGTGTTTGATGATGCCGCTTATGCTGCTCTCCAGAAATGGCGCTTTGACGCAAACGGGTTGCGGGATAGTCTAAGATATAAATTAGAATTTCGTCTCGAACCTTAA
- a CDS encoding thiopurine S-methyltransferase gives MDFEFWDNCWHKDSQPFHVSRVHPLLKTTLPLLDPYSPVLVPLSGKSLDLIYLSEQGYASTAIEFNPKAVTEFITSSGIAFSKTATDDTTVYNSDNIELWLADFFAVTTSDIGQFEQVFDRAAYIALPETMRADYAKHLISLLKSNAQIFMVTMDYPQHQMSGPPFYVDQQELAEHFAGAKISEKARHSLMDNHPRWKELGLDYLDEVLYQIQFVSSA, from the coding sequence ATGGATTTTGAGTTTTGGGATAACTGCTGGCACAAAGATTCGCAACCCTTTCATGTGTCGCGAGTTCATCCCTTGCTTAAAACTACGCTCCCCTTGCTGGATCCCTATTCGCCAGTATTAGTACCGCTTTCAGGTAAGTCGCTGGATTTAATTTATTTGTCCGAACAGGGCTACGCATCCACCGCTATTGAATTTAACCCCAAAGCAGTAACGGAGTTTATAACGAGTAGCGGTATAGCCTTTAGTAAAACGGCTACAGACGATACAACGGTTTATAACAGCGATAACATCGAGCTTTGGCTCGCGGACTTTTTCGCTGTCACGACTAGTGATATTGGGCAATTTGAGCAAGTGTTTGATCGCGCTGCGTATATCGCCTTGCCGGAAACCATGCGTGCCGATTATGCCAAGCATTTAATCAGTTTATTGAAGTCTAATGCTCAAATTTTTATGGTCACCATGGATTATCCGCAACATCAGATGTCAGGACCGCCATTTTATGTGGATCAGCAAGAACTGGCAGAGCATTTTGCGGGCGCAAAAATTAGTGAAAAAGCACGTCATTCGTTAATGGATAATCATCCACGCTGGAAAGAATTAGGGTTGGATTATCTGGATGAAGTACTTTATCAAATACAATTTGTTTCGAGTGCATAA
- the astB gene encoding N-succinylarginine dihydrolase, which produces MSKAFEFNFDGLVGPTHNYAGLSHGNVASTSNANLIAKPKEAALQGLQKMKALHDLGLKQGVIAPMERPDVFTLRKLGFTGTDAQVIIKAAKQAPKVLAACSSASSMWTANACTMAPSSDTADEKVHFTPANLANKFHRSIEHPTTGRILKAMFSDDKYFAHHPALPNGDHFGDEGAANHTRFVDVNSSKGYGKKGVHFFVYGKYAFDASKPAPHKFPARQTFEASQAVARLHGLDIDNVVYAQQAPSVIDKGVFHNDVISVGNGNVLFAHQKAFLNQMQTYTDLERAFDGEEFHVVEVGANDVPVEDAVKSYLFNSQLVTLPSGDMVLICPGECETITSVKDYLDWLVEQDTPIKEVKIYDVKQSMQNGGGPACLRQRIVLNEAEMAAMNQSVIMSDDLFTSLNTWVEKHYRETLTEDDLADPSLLTESRTALDELTQILNLGSVYPFQRV; this is translated from the coding sequence ATGAGCAAAGCTTTTGAATTTAACTTTGATGGCTTAGTTGGCCCAACTCATAACTATGCGGGCTTATCTCATGGTAATGTCGCTTCAACCTCAAACGCTAACCTAATCGCTAAGCCTAAAGAAGCTGCCTTGCAAGGCTTGCAAAAAATGAAGGCTTTGCATGATTTAGGTCTCAAGCAAGGCGTGATTGCGCCTATGGAGCGTCCTGATGTCTTTACCCTGCGCAAACTAGGCTTTACGGGTACTGATGCTCAAGTGATCATTAAAGCTGCCAAACAAGCACCTAAAGTGCTCGCCGCTTGCTCATCCGCCTCGAGTATGTGGACTGCAAATGCTTGCACCATGGCACCATCAAGCGATACGGCTGATGAGAAAGTACACTTTACGCCAGCAAATCTTGCCAATAAATTTCATCGCTCGATTGAGCACCCGACTACTGGTCGTATTTTAAAGGCTATGTTTAGTGACGATAAATATTTTGCTCACCACCCTGCGCTGCCCAATGGCGATCATTTTGGTGATGAAGGCGCCGCCAACCATACCCGTTTTGTGGATGTTAATTCGAGCAAAGGTTATGGCAAAAAAGGGGTGCACTTTTTCGTCTATGGTAAATATGCTTTTGATGCCTCGAAACCTGCGCCGCATAAATTCCCTGCGCGCCAAACTTTTGAAGCCTCTCAAGCCGTTGCCCGTTTGCACGGTTTAGATATAGATAATGTGGTCTATGCCCAACAAGCACCCAGCGTGATTGATAAAGGCGTATTCCATAATGACGTTATTTCGGTAGGTAATGGTAATGTGTTGTTTGCACACCAAAAAGCCTTCCTAAATCAAATGCAAACTTATACCGATTTAGAGCGTGCTTTTGATGGCGAAGAGTTCCACGTAGTAGAAGTTGGCGCCAACGACGTGCCGGTAGAAGATGCCGTAAAGTCTTACTTATTTAATAGCCAACTGGTGACCTTACCCTCAGGCGATATGGTACTGATTTGCCCTGGAGAATGTGAAACCATCACGTCGGTTAAGGACTATTTGGATTGGCTGGTCGAGCAAGACACTCCGATCAAAGAAGTCAAAATTTACGACGTTAAGCAATCTATGCAAAATGGTGGCGGACCTGCCTGTTTGCGCCAGCGTATCGTGCTAAACGAAGCCGAAATGGCGGCCATGAATCAAAGTGTGATCATGTCGGACGATTTATTCACTTCGTTAAATACTTGGGTTGAAAAGCATTACCGCGAAACTCTGACTGAAGATGATTTAGCCGATCCGAGTTTGTTAACTGAATCGAGAACTGCACTTGATGAACTAACACAAATCTTAAACCTTGGTTCGGTCTATCCGTTTCAAAGAGTTTAA
- a CDS encoding DUF4920 domain-containing protein produces the protein MNKLSLLLLLIMAIGQAVTAETKTPAIMLGDKVDMQQQQPLVAVMADPSKYQDQTITLQGKIIKVCKKKGCWADIATDNANIRIKVPDDEIVIPIYAVGRQAYATGVLSAKTLNKAQTISYLEHMANDAGEAFDPETVTEGMILYQLNAKAVQIL, from the coding sequence ATGAATAAATTAAGCTTACTTCTTTTGCTGATAATGGCTATCGGGCAAGCGGTTACGGCGGAAACCAAAACACCAGCGATAATGTTGGGCGACAAAGTGGATATGCAGCAGCAACAACCTTTGGTGGCGGTGATGGCCGATCCCAGTAAGTATCAAGATCAAACGATAACCTTGCAGGGTAAGATAATAAAAGTCTGCAAAAAGAAAGGCTGCTGGGCAGATATTGCAACCGATAATGCGAATATTAGGATTAAAGTTCCTGATGATGAAATTGTTATTCCCATCTACGCAGTAGGCCGCCAAGCTTATGCCACTGGCGTACTCAGCGCAAAAACGCTCAACAAAGCGCAAACGATTAGCTATCTAGAGCATATGGCCAACGACGCGGGTGAAGCTTTTGATCCCGAAACGGTGACCGAGGGTATGATCCTTTATCAACTGAACGCTAAAGCCGTACAGATCTTATAA
- a CDS encoding S9 family peptidase, with translation MKKEQAYGQWPSEISAEMLASKSTRLGQIQWLKGQPAWLESRPEEKGRGVIVAYQNGLKVDLTPEAYNVRTRLHEYGGGDFWTKDELIIFANDSDQRLYLQNNSDGSIEPITQAAPFERAWRYGDGDISPNKQFTVCVRERHQQGGTAFDVINELVLIDLAQKEGDANVQVIASGQDFYSNPRVAPDGNSICWLSWQHPNMPWDETELWLAEIDDNQQLSNPRKVAAGEQLSVYNPQWSPDGQLYYVADNNGWWHIYRHGEDKPLHEFVEIEFGFPQWVFGCNSFQFIDKDTILAIGTKQAHQALYQLDLTSGQLRKVSDQWNAFNGQLMVKDKQACFIAANAKQAQSLIKLDLSSMQTNDLLGKNDKLSLSTIARAEHVTFATSDNQLAHGFFYAPLNDKYECSTGLPPLIVMSHGGPTGMTDSGFDLQIQYWTSRGFAVADVNYRGSTGYGRAYRDSLKGNWGVYDVDDCIAMADYLAQQGLVDGKRLAIRGGSAGGFTTLCALTFHDRFQVGMSRYGVADLLSLAKDSHKFEIRYLDSVVGPLPEAKQIYLERSPSEHTERLSCPILILQGLEDKVVPPSQSEAMVTALKANGLDYQYIEFAGEGHGFRKPETIIQAFEAELDFYRKYLL, from the coding sequence ATGAAAAAAGAGCAAGCTTACGGCCAGTGGCCATCGGAAATTAGCGCAGAAATGTTGGCTAGTAAGTCCACTCGTTTGGGCCAAATTCAATGGCTAAAAGGACAGCCAGCTTGGCTAGAAAGTCGCCCCGAAGAAAAAGGGCGCGGAGTAATCGTAGCCTACCAAAATGGTCTTAAAGTCGATTTGACGCCAGAGGCTTATAACGTGCGTACGCGTCTGCACGAATATGGCGGTGGCGATTTTTGGACAAAAGATGAGTTAATTATTTTTGCCAACGATTCGGATCAAAGACTCTATTTACAGAATAACTCCGATGGCAGTATTGAGCCAATAACTCAAGCCGCGCCTTTTGAGCGCGCTTGGCGCTATGGCGATGGCGACATTAGCCCAAATAAGCAGTTTACCGTTTGCGTTCGCGAGCGCCACCAACAGGGTGGCACGGCTTTTGATGTTATTAACGAACTGGTGTTAATTGATTTAGCACAAAAAGAGGGCGATGCTAACGTGCAAGTGATAGCATCTGGCCAAGATTTTTATTCTAATCCGCGCGTTGCTCCTGATGGTAATTCCATCTGTTGGTTATCTTGGCAACATCCCAATATGCCGTGGGATGAAACGGAATTGTGGCTGGCGGAGATTGATGATAATCAACAGCTCAGCAATCCGCGCAAAGTAGCCGCTGGCGAGCAGTTGTCAGTTTATAATCCCCAATGGTCACCTGACGGTCAACTTTATTACGTTGCTGATAACAATGGCTGGTGGCATATTTATCGCCATGGAGAAGATAAACCGCTGCATGAGTTTGTCGAAATTGAGTTTGGGTTTCCGCAATGGGTATTTGGTTGCAACAGTTTTCAATTTATAGATAAAGATACCATTTTAGCGATTGGCACCAAGCAAGCTCATCAGGCTTTATACCAACTCGATCTAACTTCAGGCCAATTGCGCAAGGTTAGCGATCAGTGGAATGCCTTTAATGGCCAACTGATGGTTAAGGATAAGCAAGCATGTTTTATTGCTGCGAATGCAAAGCAGGCGCAAAGCTTAATCAAACTCGATCTATCCAGTATGCAAACTAACGATTTGCTAGGAAAAAACGATAAGCTGTCGCTTAGCACAATTGCTCGGGCCGAACATGTCACTTTTGCTACCAGTGATAACCAGCTTGCGCATGGCTTTTTTTATGCGCCACTTAATGACAAATATGAATGCTCCACAGGTTTGCCACCATTGATTGTTATGAGCCATGGCGGGCCGACTGGCATGACCGACTCGGGTTTTGATTTGCAAATTCAGTATTGGACCAGCCGCGGTTTTGCGGTGGCTGATGTCAATTATCGTGGAAGCACTGGTTATGGCCGCGCTTATCGAGACAGTTTAAAGGGTAATTGGGGTGTCTATGATGTGGACGATTGCATTGCGATGGCGGACTATTTAGCGCAGCAAGGCTTGGTGGATGGTAAGCGTTTGGCGATCCGTGGCGGTAGTGCTGGCGGTTTTACTACTTTATGTGCGCTAACTTTCCACGATAGATTTCAAGTGGGCATGAGTCGCTATGGAGTGGCGGACTTATTGTCATTAGCCAAAGATAGCCATAAGTTCGAAATTCGCTATTTGGACTCGGTCGTCGGGCCTTTGCCAGAAGCCAAGCAGATATACTTAGAGCGCTCTCCTAGTGAGCATACTGAGCGGTTATCTTGTCCAATTTTAATTTTGCAAGGGCTTGAGGATAAGGTGGTACCGCCAAGCCAATCCGAAGCGATGGTAACAGCTTTAAAGGCTAACGGCCTAGATTACCAATACATTGAATTTGCAGGAGAAGGGCACGGCTTTAGAAAACCCGAAACCATTATTCAAGCCTTTGAAGCTGAGTTGGATTTTTATCGGAAGTACCTTTTATAA
- the sohB gene encoding protease SohB, whose protein sequence is MEFLSDYGLFLLKAATIVVAIVMVLGFILNAGQKHRSSSKGEIKVTNLGEEIKDHKQTIQSEVLSKAEWKALLKAEKDKQKKENKAVKKKVKSSKKSTSETVDTTEANADTNLDATADKQLATAPEQTKARLYVLDFEGDLEASGVESLREEITAVLVTANKQDEVLVRLESPGGMVHAYGLAASQLQRIRQAGHKLTIAVDEVAASGGYMMACVADKIVSAPFAIIGSIGVVAEIPNFNRLLDKAHVDYEQHTAGDYKRTLTMFGQNTSHGREKFKQELEETHQLFKSFINQNRPDLEIEKVATGEHWYGSQALALGLVDDISTSDDLIHKAMQDKDVYAVKYDIKKPLTDKLSLSLQGAFDKFAMRWIQRSKQTNLFK, encoded by the coding sequence TTGGAATTTTTATCTGATTACGGTCTGTTTTTGCTAAAAGCGGCAACTATTGTGGTGGCTATAGTGATGGTTTTAGGCTTTATCTTAAATGCTGGGCAAAAACATCGTTCTAGTAGTAAAGGTGAGATTAAAGTCACCAATTTGGGTGAAGAGATTAAAGATCACAAGCAAACCATCCAAAGTGAAGTTTTATCAAAAGCCGAGTGGAAGGCCTTGCTTAAAGCGGAAAAAGACAAACAGAAAAAAGAAAATAAAGCCGTTAAAAAGAAGGTTAAGTCTTCCAAGAAAAGTACTTCTGAAACAGTGGATACAACGGAAGCGAATGCAGATACTAACCTTGATGCTACTGCTGATAAACAATTAGCAACTGCTCCTGAGCAAACTAAAGCTCGATTGTACGTTTTGGATTTTGAAGGGGATCTTGAAGCCAGCGGTGTAGAGTCTTTACGAGAAGAAATTACCGCAGTGTTAGTAACCGCTAATAAGCAAGATGAAGTTCTGGTGCGTTTGGAAAGCCCGGGCGGCATGGTGCATGCCTATGGCTTAGCAGCATCCCAGCTGCAACGTATTCGCCAAGCGGGTCATAAGCTGACTATCGCAGTCGATGAAGTGGCGGCTAGTGGCGGTTATATGATGGCATGTGTCGCCGATAAAATTGTTTCAGCGCCTTTTGCCATCATTGGCTCGATTGGGGTGGTAGCGGAAATTCCAAACTTTAACCGTTTATTGGATAAAGCCCATGTGGACTATGAACAGCATACCGCAGGCGACTACAAACGAACGCTCACCATGTTTGGGCAAAACACCAGCCATGGACGTGAAAAATTTAAGCAAGAGCTTGAAGAAACTCATCAGTTATTTAAAAGTTTTATTAACCAAAATCGCCCCGATTTAGAGATCGAAAAAGTTGCTACTGGCGAGCACTGGTATGGCTCTCAAGCGTTAGCCTTAGGGCTGGTTGACGACATTAGTACGAGTGATGATCTGATCCATAAAGCGATGCAAGACAAAGACGTTTATGCGGTCAAATATGACATAAAAAAACCGCTAACCGATAAGCTTTCTTTAAGTTTGCAAGGTGCTTTTGATAAGTTCGCCATGCGCTGGATCCAACGTTCCAAACAAACGAATTTGTTCAAATAG
- a CDS encoding dicarboxylate/amino acid:cation symporter codes for MNLSLKILVFMVAGAVVGTILHQFSGNSFIDNNIVNGLFHVGGSWFINALKMLMVPLVLVSLVVGVSSLADPSKLGRLSYKSVGLYLLTTAIALILALLLAGIFQPGAGMPVGEVNFDAKNKPPLTDVLINIIPTNPFGAMVKANMLQIIVFAILLGLAITFSGEAGKRIGNWFKDANAVVMAIVNIVMKFAPYGVFFLIAKTFATFPFSDIAGSLGKYFVLVIGGLILHALLTYSSLIMLFARLNPINFFKGMWPAMLTAFGTSSSNATLPVTMRCVEKNLGVHKNTYSFTLPLGATVNMDGTAIMQGIATLFIAQAYSVDLTMAQMLTIILTATLASIGTAGVPSVGLILLAGVLTQVNLPVEAIGMILGIDRLLDMTRTAVNITGDAAVTTIVAKSEGEIDLDVYNDPRVHSNFEDQTN; via the coding sequence ATGAATCTGAGTCTAAAAATACTAGTTTTTATGGTTGCTGGTGCCGTAGTCGGCACCATTTTGCATCAGTTCTCTGGCAACAGTTTTATCGACAATAATATCGTTAATGGTCTGTTTCATGTTGGTGGAAGCTGGTTTATCAATGCCCTAAAAATGTTGATGGTGCCTTTAGTGCTGGTCTCGCTGGTGGTTGGTGTCAGCTCTCTAGCAGATCCGTCCAAATTGGGCCGCTTAAGCTATAAATCGGTCGGACTTTATTTATTAACTACTGCTATTGCCCTAATTCTAGCCTTATTACTCGCGGGGATTTTCCAACCAGGCGCTGGCATGCCAGTTGGCGAAGTTAACTTTGATGCTAAAAACAAACCGCCACTAACGGACGTTTTGATAAATATCATTCCAACCAATCCTTTTGGTGCTATGGTCAAAGCCAATATGCTGCAAATTATTGTTTTTGCCATCTTGCTGGGCTTAGCCATCACGTTTTCGGGCGAAGCAGGAAAGCGCATCGGCAATTGGTTTAAAGATGCCAACGCGGTCGTTATGGCGATTGTAAATATCGTGATGAAGTTCGCGCCTTACGGGGTGTTCTTTTTAATCGCCAAAACCTTTGCCACCTTCCCATTCAGCGATATTGCGGGTTCTTTGGGCAAATATTTTGTACTGGTGATTGGCGGTTTGATTTTACATGCGCTATTGACCTACAGCAGCTTGATTATGCTCTTTGCGCGTTTAAATCCTATTAATTTCTTTAAAGGTATGTGGCCAGCGATGCTTACCGCTTTTGGTACCTCTAGCTCCAACGCCACTTTGCCGGTCACCATGCGCTGCGTTGAGAAAAACCTAGGTGTGCATAAAAACACCTACTCTTTCACCTTGCCCTTAGGCGCCACCGTGAATATGGATGGCACTGCGATTATGCAAGGTATTGCCACCTTATTTATTGCTCAAGCCTACAGTGTCGACCTAACCATGGCGCAAATGCTGACCATTATTTTAACCGCGACGCTTGCCTCCATTGGCACTGCTGGTGTGCCCAGCGTAGGCTTGATTTTATTGGCCGGCGTTCTAACCCAAGTGAATTTGCCAGTAGAAGCCATTGGTATGATTTTAGGTATTGACCGACTGCTCGATATGACCCGAACTGCCGTTAATATTACTGGCGATGCCGCCGTTACTACCATCGTTGCCAAAAGCGAAGGAGAAATCGACTTGGATGTTTATAATGATCCAAGAGTGCACTCAAACTTTGAAGACCAAACTAACTAA
- a CDS encoding BlaI/MecI/CopY family transcriptional regulator: MLNRVSESEHIVMEVLWQESPLTSLEICERLKDQGWNEKTVKTFLNRMVKKKVINFKKEGRRYWYSPAIKRAAFIQQESKGFLNKMFNGDVKQLLATFVQNKQLSKQELDYLKELISQEGDGKEIKDE; encoded by the coding sequence ATGTTAAACCGAGTGAGTGAGTCAGAACACATTGTGATGGAGGTACTGTGGCAGGAATCTCCGTTAACCAGTCTTGAGATCTGTGAGCGGTTAAAAGATCAAGGTTGGAATGAAAAAACCGTAAAAACCTTTTTAAACCGTATGGTAAAGAAAAAGGTAATCAATTTTAAAAAAGAAGGACGGCGCTATTGGTATTCTCCAGCCATCAAAAGAGCAGCTTTTATACAACAAGAAAGCAAAGGCTTTCTTAATAAGATGTTTAATGGTGACGTTAAACAGTTGCTCGCCACCTTTGTCCAAAATAAACAACTATCAAAGCAAGAATTAGATTACTTAAAAGAATTGATTAGTCAGGAGGGCGATGGCAAGGAGATAAAGGATGAATGA